The Panicum hallii strain FIL2 chromosome 9, PHallii_v3.1, whole genome shotgun sequence genome has a window encoding:
- the LOC112872869 gene encoding uncharacterized protein LOC112872869, translating to MPNNAYGARFIGAYDGCWMFFAFGHRCGYVIVNLKSRVQVQIPDTMKHFHDDDAFNMPTMVAYGYNGRKYPCHDNGCWPGHGKQMKRWYEWKLPSSYTWPVWLLH from the exons ATGCCAAACAATGCTTATGGGGCTCGATTCATTGGTGCCTATGACGGCTGCTGGATGTTCTTTGCTTTTGGTCATAGGTGCGGGTATGTTATTGTCAACCTAAAGTCTCGTGTGCAAGTTCAGATACCTGACACTAT GAAACACTTCCATGATGATGACGCGTTCAACATGCCAACTATGGTGGCCTACGGCTACAACGGCAGGAAGTACCCTTGCCATGACAATGGTTGTTGGCCGGGGCATGGGAAGCAGATGAAGAGGTGGTACGAATGGAAGCTGCCTTCAAGCTACACTTGGCCCGTGTGGTTACTGCACTAG